In one window of Candidatus Omnitrophota bacterium DNA:
- a CDS encoding ATPase, T2SS/T4P/T4SS family produces MAMRNECLVLKNLNVPPETTALLPPKFAVFYQVVPLEETDGVLKVAAAAPEDISMLDAVALATGKRVKAVLAEGKDVREAIRKYYGIGAETIESMRDAGFGTWERDIQPVDDGPVDPEASIAKWVHQIFAEAHAARATDVHIEPYENALKIRYRIDGMLYDIKLPDHVRHFKDAVNSRIKIMAGLNIAEKRLPQDGRLKINAGGAELDLRVSFLPAQFGESVVIRILNSRQLYDLSRLGLDSGDLDRLDVLLKNPHGIIFLTGPTGSGKTTTLYSCLSAVNSRDKKIITIEDPVEYRLNGVTQVQVNPGIGLTFAAGLRSMLRHDPDIMMVGEVRDLETARIAVQVALTGHLVFSTLHTNDAAGGIARLTDMGIEPYLVASAVRCFVAQRLVRVLCPLCKKPAELDKEAVRAFGACPVPSGNLRIYEARGCESCGMTGYHGREGVYEFLTVDDPVRQMIMSSAPATQIKEKAVARGTRTLLQHGWKKILEGRTTPAEVLRVTAEG; encoded by the coding sequence ATGGCCATGCGAAACGAATGCCTGGTTTTGAAAAACCTAAACGTGCCGCCGGAGACGACCGCCCTGTTGCCTCCGAAGTTTGCCGTTTTTTATCAGGTGGTTCCCCTGGAGGAAACGGACGGTGTCCTCAAGGTGGCCGCCGCAGCTCCGGAAGATATCTCCATGCTTGATGCCGTGGCCTTGGCCACCGGAAAAAGGGTTAAGGCTGTTTTAGCGGAAGGGAAGGATGTCCGGGAGGCGATCCGCAAATATTACGGGATCGGCGCGGAAACCATCGAATCCATGCGCGATGCGGGCTTCGGCACATGGGAGCGAGATATTCAGCCCGTCGATGACGGCCCGGTCGATCCCGAGGCATCCATCGCCAAATGGGTTCACCAGATATTCGCGGAAGCCCACGCGGCCCGTGCCACCGACGTCCACATTGAGCCGTATGAAAACGCGTTGAAGATCCGTTACCGCATCGACGGGATGCTGTATGACATCAAGCTCCCGGATCACGTGCGGCATTTTAAGGATGCCGTGAATTCCCGGATTAAAATTATGGCGGGGCTGAACATCGCGGAGAAACGGCTTCCGCAGGACGGGAGATTAAAGATCAATGCCGGGGGCGCGGAATTGGATTTGAGAGTTTCTTTTTTGCCGGCGCAGTTCGGGGAAAGTGTCGTGATCCGCATTTTAAATTCGAGGCAGCTTTATGACCTCTCGCGGCTTGGATTGGACAGCGGAGATCTGGACCGGCTGGACGTTCTTCTGAAGAACCCGCACGGGATCATTTTTTTGACCGGGCCGACGGGCAGCGGTAAGACGACCACGCTGTATTCCTGCCTTTCGGCCGTGAATTCGCGCGACAAGAAAATCATCACCATTGAGGACCCGGTCGAATACCGGCTGAACGGCGTTACCCAGGTCCAGGTCAACCCGGGGATCGGTCTGACGTTCGCGGCCGGGCTGCGTTCCATGCTGCGCCATGACCCGGACATCATGATGGTCGGCGAGGTCCGGGACCTGGAGACCGCGCGGATCGCCGTCCAGGTGGCCCTGACCGGGCACCTGGTGTTCTCGACATTGCATACCAATGACGCGGCCGGCGGCATCGCGCGGCTGACGGACATGGGCATTGAGCCTTACCTGGTGGCCAGCGCGGTCCGGTGCTTTGTCGCCCAGCGGCTGGTGCGTGTGCTTTGCCCGTTGTGCAAAAAGCCTGCGGAGTTGGATAAGGAAGCCGTCCGGGCCTTCGGCGCGTGTCCGGTCCCGTCAGGAAACTTGAGGATTTATGAAGCGCGGGGGTGTGAATCGTGCGGCATGACAGGGTATCACGGACGGGAAGGGGTCTATGAATTCTTGACGGTTGATGACCCGGTCCGGCAGATGATCATGTCGTCGGCGCCGGCCACACAGATCAAAGAAAAGGCCGTTGCCCGGGGGACGAGGACGCTGCTTCAACACGGATGGAAAAAGATATTGGAAGGCCGCACCACGCCGGCCGAGGTCTTGCGCGTGACAGCGGAGGGTTGA